In Phoenix dactylifera cultivar Barhee BC4 unplaced genomic scaffold, palm_55x_up_171113_PBpolish2nd_filt_p 000167F, whole genome shotgun sequence, a single window of DNA contains:
- the LOC103713924 gene encoding probable magnesium transporter NIPA6, with protein MDSSSTNGGLSSSALFADNLKGLLLAVASSAFIGASFIFKKKGLKRSGASGARAGVGGYGYLLEPLWWIGMITMIVGEISNFVAYIFAPAVLVTPLGALSIIVSAVLAHFFLKEKLQRMGVLGCVLCIVGSTVIVLHAPEEKTPSSVEQIWNLATQPAFLLYAASAAAVSLVLMLHCSPRYGQTNIMVYLGICSAIGSLTVMSIKAIGIAIKLTVEGINQAGYFQTWVFAMVAITCIIIQLIYLNKALDTFNTAVVSPIYYAMFTTLTIFASAIMFKDWSGQSASNIASEICGIITVLSGTTVLHSTREPDPPSSTDLYTPLPPKIFWHIQGNGELGKHKDDDLLSAEFITVVRQDYFT; from the exons ATGGACAGCTCTTCGACCAACGGCGGCCTGTCCTCCTCCGCCCTCTTCGCCGACAACCTCAAGGGCCTCCTCCTCGCCGTCGCCTCCAGCGCCTTCATCGGCGCCAGCTTCATCTTCAAGAAGAAGGGCCTCAAGCGCTCTGGTGCATCCGGCGCCCGCGCCG GCGTAGGTGGGTACGGGTATCTCCTGGAGCCGCTCTGGTGGATTGGAATGATCACCA TGATTGTCGGAGAAATCTCCAATTTTGTAGCTTATATTTTTGCCCCCGCGGTTCTGGTGACGCCGTTGGGAGCTTTGAGCATCATAGTCAG CGCTGTTTTGGCTCATTTCTTTCTAAAAGAGAAGCTTCAGAGGATGGGTGTGTTAGGTTGTGTGCTTTGTATCGTGGGATCCACAGTAATCGTGCTGCACGCCCCTGAGGAGAAGACCCCAAGCTCGGTGGAGCAGATTTGGAATTTGGCAACCCAGCCAG CCTTTCTTTTGTATGCAGCATCAGCAGCGGCGGTATCACTTGTTCTGATGTTGCATTGCTCTCCGCGGTATGGGCAGACAAACATAATGGTGTACTTGGGCATATGTTCCGCAATTGGATCTTTGACG GTGATGAGTATTAAAGCCATAGGAATTGCCATTAAGCTTACTGTTGAAGGCATCAACCAGGCTGGTTATTTTCAGACGTGGGTGTTTGCTATGGTTGCAATCACCTGCATCATTATTCAGTTAATTTATCTGAACAAG GCGTTGGATACTTTCAACACTGCAGTTGTTTCACCCATCTACTATGCCATGTTCACAACTCTCACAATATTTGCAAGTGCCATTATGTTCAAG GATTGGTCTGGACAGAGTGCAAGTAATATCGCATCAGAGATTTGCGGGATAATTACAGTACTTTCTGGAACAACGGTACTGCATTCTACAAGAGAGCCAGATCCACCTTCCTCTACAG ATTTGTATACACCACTTCCACCTAAAATATTCTGGCACATCCAAGGCAATGGAGAACTAGGAAAGCACAAGGATGATGATTTGTTATCTGCCGAGTTCATCACTGTGGTGCGACAAGACTACTTCACCTAG